The Methanobrevibacter sp. genome contains a region encoding:
- the npdG gene encoding NADPH-dependent F420 reductase — protein MIVSVIGGTGPQGLGIAERLAIAGVDVIVGSRKEEKALDVVAKAKEDLADYDLSNMKGMANEDAAKEGDVLIITVPLAAQKPTIEGIKEFCHDKIVMDATVPLETAIGGKPFRFIDLMEGSAAERTASILEGTGAKVICAFCNISNSHLANIPEEIDCDCLIAGDDKEAKETAAEIIDKIPGVKTIDTGILEKARIIEKITPLLIGLNIKYKSHYGGLRITGIPALDKD, from the coding sequence ATGATTGTTAGTGTTATAGGCGGAACAGGACCTCAGGGACTTGGAATTGCAGAAAGATTGGCTATTGCTGGTGTGGATGTAATTGTAGGTTCTAGAAAAGAAGAAAAAGCACTTGACGTTGTTGCAAAAGCAAAAGAAGACCTGGCGGACTATGATTTGTCCAATATGAAGGGTATGGCAAATGAGGATGCTGCAAAAGAGGGTGATGTGTTAATAATAACAGTGCCTTTAGCCGCTCAAAAGCCAACCATTGAAGGAATAAAAGAGTTCTGTCATGACAAGATTGTCATGGATGCAACTGTGCCTCTCGAAACAGCAATTGGGGGAAAACCATTCAGGTTCATAGACTTGATGGAAGGATCTGCAGCTGAGAGAACCGCTTCCATTTTGGAAGGAACTGGTGCAAAAGTAATCTGTGCATTCTGTAACATCTCAAACTCTCACTTGGCAAACATTCCGGAAGAAATTGACTGTGACTGCCTAATTGCAGGTGACGATAAGGAAGCTAAAGAGACTGCCGCTGAGATAATCGACAAGATACCTGGCGTAAAAACTATCGATACAGGCATTCTGGAAAAGGCTAGAATCATCGAGAAAATCACTCCACTTTTAATCGGCCTTAACATTAAGTATAAGTCCCATTATGGTGGTTTAAGAATTACTGGAATTCCAGCATTAGACAAAGATTAG
- a CDS encoding ketopantoate reductase family protein, whose translation MNILVIGSGAVGIGLAASMLSQDANISIYARGETAKAIKENGIKRTGLFAHYSFGSDGVNVYENYEEIPENTFDYVFITSKTTANDDISRKLNEYRDILKNKFKIIIFQNGFGNDEAYLRFFGKDEVFSARVITGFTRPERHISEVTVYTEPILIGSLQKQDPSDLQTIADMITSSGINCEITYEIDKYLWAKMLYNCALNPLGAILDVNYGKLTENEYSKEIMDSIIEEIFNVIDASEYETLWSSSDEYKDIFYSKLVPDTYEHYSSTHQDIQRKIRTEIDSLNGKVIELGEINNVDVSTNKIIYNLIKSIESDF comes from the coding sequence ATGAATATTTTAGTTATCGGTTCTGGAGCAGTTGGAATTGGTCTTGCAGCGTCAATGCTGAGTCAGGATGCAAACATATCAATTTATGCAAGGGGTGAAACCGCAAAAGCCATCAAGGAAAATGGCATCAAGAGAACTGGATTGTTTGCCCACTATTCCTTTGGAAGTGATGGGGTGAATGTATATGAAAATTACGAGGAAATACCTGAAAACACATTCGATTACGTGTTTATAACCTCAAAGACAACAGCAAATGACGACATATCAAGAAAGCTAAATGAATATAGGGACATCCTGAAAAACAAATTCAAGATAATCATATTCCAAAACGGATTTGGAAACGATGAGGCATATCTGCGATTTTTTGGCAAAGATGAGGTTTTCTCAGCGCGTGTAATCACAGGATTCACCCGCCCCGAAAGGCACATCAGCGAAGTGACAGTATACACAGAACCTATTCTAATAGGATCCCTTCAAAAGCAGGACCCAAGCGATTTGCAGACAATAGCAGACATGATCACATCATCAGGCATCAACTGTGAAATTACATATGAAATCGACAAATACCTCTGGGCAAAGATGCTTTACAACTGTGCACTCAATCCGCTAGGGGCAATACTTGATGTAAATTACGGGAAGCTTACCGAAAACGAATACTCAAAGGAAATAATGGACAGCATCATAGAGGAAATATTCAACGTGATTGACGCAAGCGAATATGAAACCCTTTGGAGCTCATCAGATGAATATAAAGACATATTCTACTCAAAGCTCGTTCCTGACACCTATGAACACTACTCCTCAACCCACCAAGACATTCAAAGAAAAATAAGAACAGAGATTGACTCTCTAAATGGCAAGGTAATTGAACTGGGCGAGATAAATAATGTTGATGTGAGCACAAATAAAATTATCTACAACCTAATAAAATCTATTGAAAGTGATTTTTAA
- a CDS encoding CatA-like O-acetyltransferase translates to MREIEFNLDENPFIEFLSSRYSMTARVNVEKLWNFCHDNNKSFFIMSLGCLMNAVNKVPQLKRRIIDGKVVEFDYLEGTTPIMDKNKNIYREMRVETPQNFDNNLKWHDYVKDLSKSILSGENDSFLLDMHKRDAENIANFSCIPWVDFDSVTNCVVNPNQIQPLITWGRVNRDYEMSISITVSHIFVNGRELGYFYENTQKEFNQLTD, encoded by the coding sequence ATGAGAGAAATTGAATTTAATTTAGATGAAAACCCGTTCATCGAATTTTTGTCATCAAGATATTCTATGACCGCCAGAGTCAACGTTGAAAAACTATGGAACTTCTGTCATGACAATAACAAGTCATTCTTTATAATGTCACTTGGATGTCTGATGAATGCCGTTAATAAAGTTCCCCAGTTAAAAAGAAGAATAATTGATGGTAAAGTCGTGGAATTTGACTACCTGGAAGGAACAACACCAATAATGGATAAGAATAAGAATATTTATAGAGAAATGAGAGTTGAGACACCACAAAATTTTGATAATAATTTAAAGTGGCACGATTATGTAAAAGACCTCTCAAAAAGCATTCTATCAGGTGAAAATGATAGTTTCCTTTTAGATATGCATAAAAGAGATGCTGAAAATATTGCGAATTTCTCATGCATTCCATGGGTTGATTTCGACTCAGTTACAAATTGCGTAGTTAATCCAAACCAGATACAACCGCTGATAACCTGGGGGAGAGTTAACAGGGACTATGAAATGAGCATTTCAATAACAGTAAGCCACATCTTTGTCAATGGCAGGGAACTGGGATATTTTTATGAAAACACTCAAAAAGAGTTTAATCAATTAACTGATTAA
- a CDS encoding Mrp/NBP35 family ATP-binding protein encodes MPEHGHGHHGHGGQMTPEQQRQMIEQEIRLAKNLGQIKHKIVVMSGKGGVGKSTVAANIAETLQKLGFKTGILDADIHGPNIPKMLGIELYGESFSNYQFEVFKELTEDAMAKETFESEEEQAAFIKAKQEEYKHSMFPVTIESGLKVMSMAFLLDSIDTPIIWRGPQKTGAIKQLISDAHWGELDYLIIDNPPGTGDEPLTVLQTIPDADAVIMVTTPNVVSQEDVLKCVKMVGMMNIDKIGLIENMAYYVCPHCGEKLHIFGEGNGKAFAEEMEIAYLGDLPIEEQVSQSPNRDGVISTLDPSDEVSKRFVEIVSDIQKEFIKE; translated from the coding sequence ATGCCTGAACATGGACATGGTCATCATGGTCACGGAGGCCAGATGACACCTGAACAACAAAGACAAATGATTGAACAAGAAATAAGACTTGCAAAGAATCTTGGCCAGATTAAACATAAGATAGTGGTCATGAGTGGAAAAGGAGGAGTTGGAAAATCTACCGTAGCAGCCAACATTGCCGAAACATTGCAGAAATTGGGATTTAAAACTGGTATCCTAGATGCCGATATTCACGGACCGAATATTCCAAAAATGTTGGGCATTGAACTGTATGGTGAATCATTCAGCAATTATCAATTTGAAGTTTTCAAGGAACTTACAGAAGATGCTATGGCAAAAGAAACTTTTGAAAGTGAAGAGGAACAGGCTGCTTTCATTAAAGCAAAGCAAGAAGAGTACAAACATTCAATGTTCCCTGTAACTATTGAAAGCGGATTGAAAGTAATGTCTATGGCATTTTTATTGGACAGCATTGACACTCCTATCATCTGGAGAGGTCCTCAAAAAACAGGAGCCATCAAACAGTTGATTTCCGATGCTCATTGGGGAGAACTTGATTATTTAATCATTGATAATCCTCCTGGCACTGGAGATGAACCGTTAACAGTTTTGCAAACCATTCCTGATGCAGATGCTGTAATCATGGTAACCACACCGAATGTCGTATCTCAAGAGGATGTATTGAAATGTGTTAAGATGGTTGGAATGATGAACATTGACAAAATAGGTCTTATTGAAAACATGGCTTACTATGTCTGCCCTCATTGCGGTGAAAAATTACATATCTTTGGTGAAGGTAACGGAAAAGCCTTTGCTGAGGAAATGGAAATTGCCTATTTAGGTGACCTTCCAATAGAGGAGCAGGTTTCCCAGTCACCGAATAGGGACGGTGTCATTTCAACACTGGACCCTAGCGATGAAGTTTCAAAAAGATTTGTTGAAATAGTTTCTGACATCCAAAAAGAGTTTATAAAAGAGTAG
- the msrA gene encoding peptide-methionine (S)-S-oxide reductase MsrA — protein sequence MFEKLEVIYLAGGCFWGVEAYISRLKGVNQTEVGYANGRDLSPTYEKVCTGKTGHAETVKVTYNPKVIALEKLLEEFFKIIDPHSRNRQGGDIGTQYRTGIYWQDPKQKDIVLKFLARKQKEDNKKIVVEAHQISNFYPAEDYHQKYLERNPQGYCHVDLSLIDDEEFKHLTTKQYQITQLSLTEPPYSGEYNDFFEDGVYVDVVDGEILFSSDDKFDSGCGWPAFSKPISDDAVTKNRDFSYGSTRIEVRSTKSNSHLGHVFNDGPGGSKRYCINSAALKFIPKDEIEDYINNKNK from the coding sequence ATGTTTGAAAAATTAGAAGTAATCTACTTGGCGGGAGGTTGCTTTTGGGGTGTTGAGGCATACATCTCAAGGCTCAAGGGAGTCAATCAGACTGAAGTCGGATATGCCAATGGCCGAGATTTGAGTCCAACTTATGAAAAGGTATGCACTGGAAAAACAGGACACGCCGAAACGGTAAAGGTAACATACAACCCTAAAGTGATTGCCCTTGAAAAACTGTTGGAGGAATTCTTCAAGATTATCGATCCACATTCCAGAAACAGACAGGGCGGGGATATTGGAACTCAATATAGAACCGGCATTTACTGGCAGGACCCCAAGCAAAAAGACATTGTCTTGAAATTTCTAGCCCGAAAGCAAAAGGAAGATAATAAAAAAATTGTTGTTGAAGCCCATCAGATCAGCAATTTCTATCCTGCTGAAGACTATCACCAAAAGTATCTGGAAAGAAACCCTCAGGGTTACTGCCATGTTGATTTAAGTTTAATAGACGATGAAGAATTCAAGCACTTGACGACAAAACAGTATCAAATAACACAGCTATCATTAACAGAACCACCTTATAGTGGTGAATACAATGACTTTTTTGAAGATGGTGTATATGTAGATGTCGTAGATGGTGAAATTCTATTCAGTTCAGATGACAAATTTGACTCAGGATGCGGTTGGCCTGCATTTTCCAAACCAATTTCAGATGATGCAGTTACTAAAAACAGAGATTTTTCCTATGGCTCAACACGCATTGAGGTTAGAAGCACAAAGTCAAACTCACATCTGGGCCACGTATTCAATGACGGGCCCGGTGGCTCAAAAAGATACTGCATCAACTCAGCCGCCTTGAAATTCATACCGAAAGATGAAATTGAAGACTATATTAACAACAAAAACAAATAG
- a CDS encoding acyltransferase — translation MANERLMWVDWIKFIAIFGVIGVHVSSSLLNPDIIFTSEWYQGVFANSFFRFGVILFIMTSGFLILRRQQSVSEIPKRLKRVLLPFIFWLIVYAFVKVAFLKELGPNWNVGDIFIFILKGFLDPTIVSIQFWFVYMILGLYIVSPILSRWIQNAPIKEIEYALLVWVIVSLLQFINVDSIIIDYLRYFTGAIGYFVLGYYLTIKKNDLTQNRKFGLILFIIGTAITFIGTLAFSFMSGEQSLFFIKLGDITPGACLQGIGLFIVLYNTNFDGINEKINNVIVKISLLSYGMYLCNILFIKFFEKIHLINLSGFTLLNVLISSIIVLIVSAVAIEIMSRIPVLKIFT, via the coding sequence ATGGCAAATGAAAGATTGATGTGGGTAGATTGGATTAAATTTATAGCAATTTTTGGCGTGATTGGTGTTCACGTTTCATCATCACTTCTAAACCCCGATATCATATTCACATCAGAATGGTATCAGGGCGTCTTTGCCAACTCATTCTTCCGTTTTGGAGTGATTCTATTTATAATGACTTCAGGATTTTTAATTTTGAGAAGACAGCAATCTGTCAGCGAAATTCCAAAGCGACTTAAAAGAGTGCTTTTACCATTTATCTTTTGGCTGATTGTATATGCATTCGTGAAAGTTGCATTCCTAAAGGAATTAGGTCCGAATTGGAATGTTGGAGACATATTTATTTTTATATTGAAAGGCTTTTTAGACCCTACCATCGTTTCAATTCAATTCTGGTTTGTCTATATGATTCTTGGATTATACATCGTATCCCCTATTCTCAGCAGATGGATTCAGAATGCACCTATAAAAGAAATCGAATATGCACTCCTTGTTTGGGTTATTGTCAGCCTGCTGCAATTCATTAATGTTGATTCCATCATAATTGATTATCTTAGATATTTCACCGGAGCTATAGGTTATTTTGTCTTAGGATACTATCTGACAATCAAAAAGAACGACCTGACACAGAACAGGAAATTCGGATTAATCCTGTTCATAATAGGAACTGCAATAACATTCATCGGAACACTTGCATTCAGTTTCATGTCAGGAGAGCAGTCATTGTTCTTCATAAAACTAGGAGACATTACTCCAGGAGCATGTCTGCAGGGAATCGGATTGTTCATAGTTTTATACAATACCAACTTTGACGGAATCAATGAAAAAATAAATAATGTCATTGTTAAAATTAGCCTGTTGAGCTATGGAATGTACTTATGTAACATTTTATTCATTAAATTCTTTGAAAAAATTCATTTAATCAACTTAAGCGGCTTTACATTGCTCAATGTTTTAATTTCATCAATTATAGTCCTTATAGTTTCGGCTGTTGCAATTGAGATAATGAGCAGAATTCCAGTTTTAAAAATTTTTACTTAA
- a CDS encoding DUF2284 domain-containing protein, producing the protein MSEIKKLTVDVDVEDFYKNYVDFERISKLCIEEQELLGYNWNYPPFEFDVDDVWNSYNKLKIIAFKIDFSEEELAHTFEDNELEFVLKRFERMKVKLMNDIYALENENALGLFLGKCNLCMRCTREFNMPCKMPFKMRYPIEALGGDVDKAIEDLFGYKIKYAKDGKLPEYLIFVGGLLYDKK; encoded by the coding sequence ATGTCTGAGATTAAAAAACTCACAGTCGATGTTGATGTTGAAGATTTTTACAAAAATTATGTCGATTTTGAAAGGATTTCTAAATTGTGCATAGAAGAACAGGAATTGCTGGGATACAACTGGAATTACCCTCCATTCGAATTTGATGTGGATGATGTTTGGAACTCATACAATAAACTTAAAATCATCGCTTTCAAGATTGATTTTTCCGAAGAGGAACTGGCACATACATTTGAAGATAATGAACTGGAGTTTGTTTTAAAGCGCTTTGAGAGAATGAAAGTCAAACTGATGAATGATATTTATGCTCTTGAAAATGAAAATGCTTTAGGACTATTTTTGGGAAAATGCAACCTGTGCATGAGATGCACAAGGGAATTTAACATGCCTTGCAAAATGCCATTCAAGATGAGATATCCTATAGAGGCCTTGGGTGGCGATGTGGATAAGGCAATTGAAGATCTTTTCGGTTATAAAATAAAATATGCAAAAGACGGAAAACTACCTGAATATCTGATATTCGTTGGTGGTTTGCTGTACGATAAAAAATAG
- a CDS encoding FAD-dependent oxidoreductase — translation MKVVIVGGGAGGISTASNIRKIDKDIEITVLTRDNKVAYSPCAIPYVLSGTIESFDDIVMRTPEDYKNKDIDVIIESEVTAVDSDKKTVTYVKDGKENIIDYDKLVLATGGNPFVPPMQGVDLDGVFKIRNIDDGIKVQEAMKEAKSAIVTGAGLIGIEIAFALKKQGLNVILSEMMPQIVPRSIDKDMSDILVEYLEMEGIQVVLGKPITKLIGDGKVEKACFGDEELYDADMVIMATGVRPELKLAEMAGCNIGRWAIIVNDRMETSVEDVYAVGDCVESRDLILGSNTISHLGTTAVRESKTLARTICGKKSKFNPVLNSMVSKVGKLEFGAVGYTTSFAQQNQIRPVVQKVQALTRARYYPNAKPMDIKVICDGNGTIIGCQIIAEERVAERIDTMTLAITEGLTCFDLSNMEFAYAPPVSMVTDPLILAVEEVSKKFT, via the coding sequence ATGAAAGTAGTAATTGTAGGTGGAGGAGCTGGAGGAATCTCTACAGCTTCAAATATACGTAAAATTGATAAGGATATAGAAATTACAGTTCTCACAAGGGATAATAAGGTGGCATATTCTCCATGTGCCATTCCATATGTATTGTCAGGTACAATCGAATCCTTTGATGATATTGTCATGAGAACTCCTGAAGATTATAAAAACAAAGATATTGATGTTATCATAGAATCAGAAGTGACTGCAGTCGATTCAGATAAAAAGACAGTTACATATGTAAAAGATGGAAAAGAAAATATCATTGACTATGACAAATTGGTTCTTGCAACCGGTGGAAATCCATTTGTACCTCCTATGCAAGGGGTAGACTTGGATGGTGTATTTAAAATCAGAAACATTGATGATGGTATCAAAGTACAGGAAGCAATGAAAGAAGCTAAAAGCGCTATTGTAACTGGTGCAGGTTTAATTGGTATTGAAATAGCTTTCGCACTTAAAAAGCAAGGATTGAACGTTATTTTAAGTGAAATGATGCCTCAAATTGTTCCAAGATCTATTGATAAAGACATGTCTGATATTCTAGTTGAATACTTGGAAATGGAAGGCATACAGGTTGTGCTTGGAAAACCGATTACAAAATTGATTGGTGATGGAAAAGTGGAAAAGGCTTGCTTTGGAGATGAGGAACTCTATGATGCAGATATGGTCATCATGGCAACTGGTGTCAGACCTGAACTAAAACTGGCTGAAATGGCTGGTTGCAACATTGGAAGATGGGCAATCATTGTAAATGATAGGATGGAAACATCAGTGGAAGATGTCTATGCGGTAGGGGACTGTGTTGAATCAAGAGATTTAATTTTGGGATCAAATACTATTTCCCACTTGGGAACCACTGCCGTTAGGGAATCAAAAACCTTAGCACGTACAATTTGCGGCAAGAAATCCAAATTTAACCCAGTATTGAACTCAATGGTATCAAAAGTGGGCAAGTTGGAATTTGGTGCTGTAGGTTATACCACCAGTTTCGCCCAACAGAATCAAATCAGGCCTGTAGTCCAAAAGGTACAAGCACTTACAAGAGCCCGCTACTATCCTAATGCAAAACCAATGGATATTAAAGTTATATGTGATGGAAATGGAACCATTATAGGATGTCAAATCATCGCTGAGGAAAGGGTAGCTGAGAGAATCGATACAATGACATTAGCTATTACTGAAGGATTGACCTGCTTTGATTTAAGCAATATGGAATTTGCATATGCACCTCCAGTATCAATGGTTACAGACCCATTAATCCTTGCTGTTGAAGAGGTAAGCAAGAAATTTACTTAA